One genomic region from Anguilla rostrata isolate EN2019 chromosome 2, ASM1855537v3, whole genome shotgun sequence encodes:
- the LOC135248010 gene encoding ferritin, middle subunit gives METSQIRQNYHRDCEAAINRMANMELFASYTYMSMAHYFARDDVALPGFSHFFKENSEEEREHAEKLLSFQNKRGGRIFLNDIKKPERDEWGSGLEAMQCALQLEKDVNQALLDLHKIASDKIDPHLCDFLETHYLNEQVEAIKKLGDYITNLARMDSGNNKMAEYLFDKHTLGEKS, from the exons ATGGAAACCTCACAGATCCGTCAGAATTACCACCGTGACTGCGAAGCCGCCATTAACAGAATGGCCAACATGGAGCTGTTTGCGTCCTACACTTACATGTCCATG gCTCACTACTTTGCCCGCGATGACGTCGCTCTTCCAGGGTTCTCtcatttttttaaggagaaCAGTGAGGAAGAACGGGAGCATGCGGAAAAGCTGCTGTCTTTCCAGAACAAGAGGGGTGGACGCATTTTCCTGAATGACATCAAG AAGCCAGAACGGGATGAGTGGGGTAGTGGACTGGAGGCCATGCAGTGTGCTCTGCAGTTGGAGAAGGATGTGAACCAGGCCCTGCTGGATCTGCATAAGATCGCCTCTGACAAGATTGACCCCCAC CTCTGTGACTTCCTGGAGACTCACTACCTGAATGAACAGGTGGAGGCCATCAAGAAGCTTGGAGATTACATTACCAACCTGGCAAGAATGGATTCGGGCAATAACAAGATGGCCGAGTACCTGTTTGACAAGCACaccctgggggaaaaaagctaa